A part of Citrifermentans bremense genomic DNA contains:
- a CDS encoding acyl-CoA thioesterase has protein sequence MTDGNGKKETLQLTPHDTRYLFVLPFSTDPALARRFLARDGYLPGNIRFGKLLEVLDKVAENTALGYVNQFYPDARVVTAAIDSIVVRNPADTTHDLVFSAQINHVGKSSMEVGIRVECLGTCSSHLASCYFTMVARSADNEEARSLALPPLEYRLQIEQKRHQKAELRRQSYRESLAKAEEMPSLEEYLLLKKLHKEQESSDFHGIRAGELVLESALRAYPEQENVPKTIFGGYLIRKAYELAALAAEMVTQDRVVPCQVNRINFNQPVLLGDQLKFTARVVFTGKTTITVQSDIERFSREAHNKALSNSCLFTFRNVGDQMEPKPVPFIYPVTYAEDARFLNAYRQRLD, from the coding sequence GTGACCGACGGCAACGGGAAGAAAGAGACCCTCCAACTGACCCCGCATGATACGCGCTACCTCTTCGTGCTCCCCTTCTCGACGGACCCGGCGCTGGCGCGCCGCTTTCTGGCCCGGGACGGCTACCTGCCGGGGAACATACGCTTCGGCAAGCTGCTGGAGGTGCTGGACAAGGTCGCCGAAAACACGGCGCTGGGCTACGTGAACCAGTTCTATCCCGACGCGCGCGTGGTGACCGCCGCCATCGACAGCATCGTGGTCCGCAACCCGGCGGACACGACGCATGACCTGGTGTTTTCGGCTCAGATAAACCATGTGGGGAAATCTTCCATGGAGGTGGGGATCCGGGTGGAGTGCCTTGGGACCTGTTCGAGCCACCTGGCGAGCTGCTACTTCACCATGGTCGCCCGTTCGGCGGACAACGAGGAGGCAAGGAGCCTCGCGCTCCCCCCGCTCGAATACAGGCTGCAGATAGAGCAGAAAAGGCATCAAAAGGCCGAGTTGCGGCGCCAGTCGTACCGTGAGAGCCTGGCAAAGGCGGAGGAGATGCCTTCGCTCGAGGAATATCTGCTGCTGAAAAAGCTGCACAAGGAACAGGAGTCCAGCGACTTTCACGGCATCCGCGCCGGCGAACTGGTGCTGGAATCGGCACTGCGCGCCTACCCGGAGCAGGAGAACGTGCCGAAGACTATCTTCGGGGGATACCTGATACGCAAGGCTTACGAGCTGGCCGCGCTCGCCGCCGAGATGGTCACCCAGGACCGCGTGGTCCCCTGCCAGGTGAACCGCATCAACTTCAACCAGCCTGTGCTTCTGGGGGACCAGCTGAAGTTCACGGCGCGGGTGGTCTTCACCGGGAAGACCACCATCACCGTGCAGTCGGACATAGAGCGCTTCAGCCGTGAGGCCCACAACAAGGCGCTTTCCAATTCCTGCCTCTTCACCTTCAGAAACGTAGGTGACCAGATGGAGCCAAAGCCTGTACCCTTCATCTACCCGGTGACCTACGCCGAAGACGCGAGGTTCTTGAACGCCTACCGGCAGCGTCTGGACTGA
- a CDS encoding heavy metal sensor histidine kinase has translation MSSTRPPEFRRAPSITARLVAFYLVSTLLILLCTNWFQFKALSKDLDYEDNDFVLERINSLRDIVARHPDALRDQVPVDKPGQPARHLIRIQDAEGHTLLQSPQMSALTLGLFPPAVTADEKIGRSIKYRTPDHRHYLLNSAWAGRGGDPHFRLVQVALDITDEDALMSKYLLRTSTAVAIGLLLAAGLGVVITRRGLKPLQEMAGKLAQINEAGLHQRVRSAAVWPQELDQLTAALDAMLARLEESFARLSEFSANLAHELRTPINNLRGEAEVALSRARSEEEYRHIIESSIEEYERLARMVGDILFLARPDRPREARLIDARQALETLAEYYSNVAEEQQTSITVEGEGSVCVDPNLFQRAVGNLISNALHYTPKPGRISLKIEPELDGSVAVAVADNGMGVEESELPRVFDRFYRSPQARLVYNQGSGLGLAIVRSIMTLHGGSVSVASTPGAGTTVMLRFPPLAPDPPDSPATGKS, from the coding sequence ATGTCCTCGACGAGACCGCCTGAGTTTCGCCGCGCCCCCTCCATCACCGCGCGCCTGGTCGCCTTCTACCTGGTCAGCACCCTGTTGATACTCCTTTGCACCAACTGGTTCCAGTTCAAGGCGCTCTCCAAGGACCTCGATTACGAGGACAACGACTTCGTGCTGGAGAGGATCAACTCGCTGCGCGACATCGTGGCGCGGCACCCGGACGCGCTGAGGGACCAGGTCCCGGTCGACAAGCCGGGGCAGCCCGCCAGGCACCTGATCCGGATCCAGGACGCCGAGGGGCATACCCTCTTGCAATCGCCGCAGATGTCGGCGCTTACGTTGGGGCTTTTCCCGCCGGCGGTGACGGCGGACGAGAAAATCGGGCGCAGCATCAAGTACCGCACCCCCGACCACAGGCACTACCTGCTGAACTCGGCCTGGGCAGGCAGGGGGGGCGACCCGCACTTCCGCCTGGTGCAGGTGGCGCTGGACATAACCGACGAGGATGCGCTGATGTCGAAGTACCTGCTGCGCACCTCGACCGCGGTGGCCATAGGGCTGCTGCTCGCCGCCGGGCTCGGGGTCGTCATCACACGGCGCGGGCTGAAGCCTTTGCAGGAGATGGCGGGGAAACTGGCCCAGATCAACGAGGCGGGCCTGCACCAGCGGGTCAGGAGTGCGGCGGTCTGGCCCCAAGAGCTGGACCAGTTGACGGCGGCGCTCGACGCCATGCTGGCCCGGCTGGAGGAGTCTTTTGCGCGCCTTTCCGAGTTCTCGGCGAACCTGGCCCACGAGCTGCGCACCCCGATCAACAACCTGCGCGGGGAGGCAGAGGTCGCCCTGTCGCGGGCGCGCTCCGAGGAGGAGTACCGCCACATCATCGAGTCGAGCATCGAGGAGTACGAGCGCCTGGCCCGCATGGTGGGGGACATCCTGTTCCTGGCGCGGCCGGACCGCCCCCGCGAGGCGCGGCTGATCGACGCGAGGCAGGCCCTGGAAACGCTGGCGGAGTACTACAGCAACGTGGCGGAGGAGCAGCAGACCTCGATCACGGTTGAGGGAGAGGGGAGCGTTTGCGTCGACCCCAACCTGTTCCAGCGCGCCGTGGGAAACCTCATCTCCAACGCGCTGCACTACACCCCGAAGCCGGGGCGCATCTCGCTGAAGATCGAGCCGGAGCTCGACGGCTCCGTCGCCGTCGCCGTCGCGGACAACGGCATGGGGGTGGAAGAATCCGAGCTGCCGCGCGTTTTCGACCGCTTCTACCGCTCGCCGCAGGCCCGGCTGGTGTACAACCAGGGGAGCGGGCTCGGGCTCGCCATCGTCCGCTCCATCATGACACTGCACGGCGGGAGCGTCTCGGTGGCCAGCACCCCGGGTGCGGGGACCACCGTCATGTTGCGTTTCCCCCCTCTGGCGCCGGACCCTCCCGACTCTCCGGCGACGGGAAAGAGCTGA
- a CDS encoding DUF2461 domain-containing protein encodes MGKFAGFSSAMFQFLTNLSDNNNKQWFELHKADYQEHVLKPLQSLAAGLGPFMQGIDADLEVTPALNRTISRIYRDTRFSRDKSPYKTSHWITFKRPRIEWKDYPAYFFEISPDWYRYGMGFYSASRVTMDRFRKALDSNPAKFRSATSFFPKQNVFEIEGDRYKRPLKPGIPAELDDWYNRKSIYLACNQRVEDSVIGKALITDLISGFETIAPLYHYLCKVAAAGRMAHLLTVKVRIDERT; translated from the coding sequence ATGGGAAAATTTGCAGGATTTTCTTCCGCAATGTTTCAATTTCTCACGAATCTGAGCGACAACAACAACAAACAATGGTTCGAGCTTCACAAAGCGGATTACCAGGAGCATGTCCTGAAACCGTTGCAGTCATTGGCGGCTGGTTTGGGCCCCTTCATGCAGGGCATCGATGCTGATTTGGAAGTGACTCCAGCCTTGAACAGGACCATTTCCCGGATTTATCGCGATACGCGCTTTTCAAGAGACAAGTCCCCATACAAGACGAGTCATTGGATTACGTTCAAAAGGCCAAGGATTGAGTGGAAAGACTACCCGGCATACTTCTTTGAGATCTCACCAGATTGGTACCGTTACGGCATGGGTTTTTACAGCGCCAGCCGGGTGACCATGGACAGGTTCAGGAAAGCCCTGGATTCGAATCCTGCTAAATTTCGTTCAGCAACTTCATTCTTCCCGAAGCAGAACGTGTTTGAAATTGAGGGCGACAGGTACAAACGCCCCTTGAAACCAGGCATCCCTGCGGAACTTGATGACTGGTACAACAGAAAAAGCATTTATCTCGCCTGCAACCAACGAGTCGAAGACAGCGTGATTGGTAAGGCGTTGATCACGGATTTGATATCCGGCTTCGAGACCATCGCCCCCCTCTATCACTACCTCTGCAAAGTGGCTGCAGCAGGGCGGATGGCCCATCTGCTGACGGTAAAGGTGAGGATCGATGAGAGGACCTGA
- a CDS encoding M23 family metallopeptidase → MNSFLQYLFALFPPSLVAAALVWLLRGEYRNRLQWGISAASCGSVVAFAFLAAPWAFTSYYLRYVSLALFALALLYTSRRTRFADTARQWSMLRVSLSLLSLLLFVLLDLLAIAAFQQPGKPLNLSFPLASGSYYVLQGGSSPITNPFHAAGGTTLAFDIVKLNAIGNRARGIAPQSLAAYEIFGERLRSPCAGTVSFVQDGVQDHPPGTPDAEHPAGNHLVLKCGDTDVLLAHLKRGTIAVKAGQVVSAGEVVGSVGNSGNTLEPHLHISATMGSAERGLTFENRRLSVNSVVVR, encoded by the coding sequence ATGAACTCTTTTCTTCAGTACCTTTTCGCGCTTTTCCCCCCAAGCCTCGTTGCTGCGGCATTGGTATGGCTGCTCAGGGGTGAGTATCGGAATCGGCTTCAGTGGGGGATATCCGCCGCAAGCTGTGGCAGCGTCGTCGCTTTTGCATTCCTGGCAGCCCCTTGGGCCTTCACAAGTTACTATCTCCGTTACGTTTCCCTTGCCCTCTTTGCCCTTGCACTTCTTTACACAAGTCGTCGGACCAGGTTTGCGGATACGGCCAGACAGTGGAGCATGTTGCGCGTTTCACTTTCCCTTCTTTCTCTTCTTCTGTTTGTGCTGCTGGATCTTTTGGCCATTGCAGCATTTCAGCAACCGGGAAAGCCCCTCAACCTCTCATTCCCTCTAGCTTCAGGTAGCTACTACGTGCTCCAGGGGGGAAGCAGCCCTATCACCAACCCCTTCCATGCTGCAGGAGGAACCACGCTTGCCTTTGACATCGTCAAGTTGAACGCGATCGGGAATCGGGCCCGCGGCATTGCTCCTCAGTCCTTGGCTGCTTATGAAATTTTCGGGGAGAGATTGCGCAGCCCCTGCGCGGGAACAGTTTCCTTCGTTCAGGACGGGGTGCAGGATCACCCCCCCGGAACTCCGGATGCGGAGCATCCCGCGGGGAACCACCTGGTTTTGAAGTGCGGCGACACGGACGTCCTGTTGGCGCATTTGAAACGCGGCACCATAGCGGTGAAGGCCGGTCAGGTGGTTTCTGCCGGGGAGGTTGTCGGCAGCGTCGGGAATTCCGGCAACACGCTAGAACCGCATCTGCATATCAGTGCCACAATGGGCAGTGCTGAAAGAGGGCTTACTTTTGAGAACCGGAGACTTTCCGTGAATAGCGTGGTAGTCAGGTAG
- a CDS encoding heavy metal response regulator transcription factor, producing MRILIVEDEQKAANYLKKGLTENGFSVDIANDGEDGLHLALTEVYSLIILDVMLPLRGGWSIIKELRAAGNDVPVIFLSARDEVHDRVHGLELGADDYLVKPYAFSELLARIRIILRRHPLQQSESLRLADLELDLIRHKARRGGRSLDLTVKEFQLLALMLRRRGEVLSRTTISEQVWGINFDTDTNVVDVAIRRLRKKVDDPFPVKLIQTIRGVGYVLDETA from the coding sequence ATGCGTATCCTGATCGTCGAGGACGAACAAAAGGCCGCCAACTACCTGAAGAAGGGGCTCACCGAAAACGGCTTCAGCGTCGACATCGCCAACGACGGCGAGGACGGGCTGCACCTCGCCCTGACCGAGGTGTACAGCCTGATCATCCTCGACGTGATGCTCCCGCTGCGCGGGGGGTGGTCTATCATCAAGGAACTGCGCGCGGCGGGAAACGACGTCCCGGTCATCTTCCTGTCGGCGCGCGACGAGGTGCATGACCGGGTGCACGGCCTTGAGCTTGGCGCCGACGACTACCTGGTGAAGCCCTACGCCTTCTCGGAGCTTCTGGCCCGCATCCGCATCATCCTGCGCCGCCACCCGCTGCAGCAGTCCGAGTCGCTGAGGCTTGCCGACCTGGAACTGGACCTGATCCGGCACAAGGCCCGGCGCGGCGGCCGATCGCTCGACCTCACCGTGAAGGAGTTCCAGCTTCTTGCCCTGATGCTGCGCCGGCGCGGCGAGGTCCTAAGCCGCACCACCATCTCCGAGCAGGTCTGGGGCATCAACTTCGACACCGACACCAACGTGGTGGACGTGGCGATAAGGAGGCTCAGGAAGAAGGTCGACGACCCCTTCCCGGTCAAGCTCATTCAGACCATCAGGGGGGTCGGCTATGTCCTCGACGAGACCGCCTGA
- a CDS encoding glycerate kinase type-2 family protein — MEPRALLQQMFEAAVASACPEECIRRHLPSPPAGKTVVIGAGKASAAMARAFEDAWPAEIDAGLVVTRYGYQVPCRRIEIVQAAHPVPDAAGCAAAARMLEMVAGLAPEDLVVALISGGGSALLPLPLPGITLAQKQQLSRKLLDSGASISEINCVRRHLSAIKGGRLAAACHPARVVTLAISDVPGDSPVDIASGPTVADLTTCADALAIVRRFGIPLPAHVLEALASGTGESVKPGDPRLCEEDYRLVATPQKALEAAAQVAAGHGVAAHILSDRIEGEAREVAKVMAGIALQVAGRGEPFATPCVLLSGGETTVTVRGNGRGGRNVEFLLALGIALNGAAGIHALAADTDGVDGREEIAGAFLAPDSLQRGWQSGLNPKLTLDDNDGHGFFQTLGDSLVTGPTFTNVNDFRALLVTGET, encoded by the coding sequence ATGGAACCCCGTGCCCTGCTGCAGCAGATGTTTGAAGCCGCCGTCGCTTCGGCCTGCCCCGAAGAGTGCATCCGCAGGCACCTACCCTCCCCCCCTGCAGGGAAGACCGTGGTGATCGGAGCGGGAAAGGCCTCCGCCGCCATGGCCCGCGCCTTCGAGGACGCCTGGCCTGCAGAGATCGACGCTGGCCTCGTGGTCACCCGCTACGGGTACCAAGTCCCCTGCCGCCGGATCGAGATCGTGCAGGCGGCGCATCCCGTTCCCGACGCGGCCGGTTGCGCCGCGGCAGCGCGGATGCTGGAAATGGTCGCGGGGCTTGCGCCGGAGGACCTGGTTGTAGCCCTCATCTCAGGCGGAGGCTCCGCGCTGCTACCGCTTCCCCTTCCGGGCATCACCCTTGCCCAAAAACAGCAGTTGAGCCGCAAGCTGTTGGATTCGGGGGCGAGCATAAGCGAGATCAACTGCGTGCGCCGGCACCTCTCCGCCATCAAGGGGGGAAGGCTCGCCGCGGCCTGCCACCCGGCGCGGGTGGTCACCCTCGCCATCTCGGACGTCCCCGGCGACTCCCCCGTCGACATCGCCTCCGGCCCTACCGTCGCCGACCTAACCACCTGCGCCGACGCCCTCGCCATAGTCCGCCGGTTTGGGATACCGCTTCCCGCGCATGTGCTGGAGGCCCTTGCCTCCGGGACGGGGGAATCGGTTAAGCCCGGAGACCCGAGGCTTTGCGAGGAGGATTACCGGCTGGTGGCGACGCCGCAAAAGGCGCTGGAAGCGGCGGCTCAGGTGGCGGCTGGGCATGGCGTGGCGGCGCACATACTGAGCGACCGCATCGAGGGGGAGGCGAGGGAAGTGGCAAAGGTCATGGCGGGTATCGCCCTGCAGGTGGCTGGGCGCGGTGAGCCTTTTGCCACCCCTTGCGTTCTTCTTTCCGGCGGCGAGACCACGGTGACCGTGCGCGGCAACGGCCGGGGTGGGCGCAACGTGGAGTTCCTGCTGGCGCTGGGGATAGCGTTGAACGGCGCAGCGGGAATCCATGCGCTTGCCGCCGACACGGACGGGGTCGACGGACGGGAGGAGATAGCGGGCGCCTTTCTTGCGCCCGATTCCCTGCAAAGGGGGTGGCAGTCGGGGTTGAACCCGAAGCTCACCCTGGACGACAACGACGGGCACGGGTTCTTCCAGACGCTCGGGGACTCCCTGGTGACCGGACCCACCTTTACCAACGTCAACGATTTCCGCGCCCTTCTCGTTACCGGCGAAACTTAG
- a CDS encoding MCP four helix bundle domain-containing protein, translated as MFKNLSIGTKLLVGFVAIAIISAGVGSVGVIKIGHIAEDDAAMYRGVTVPLADLANMSTYFQRLLGEPHVRARAVASPEFTEEACEGGEGKPLAAERVREGGNLNFALAASIRYTAGAYRS; from the coding sequence ATGTTCAAGAACTTGAGTATCGGAACGAAATTGCTGGTGGGATTTGTCGCGATAGCCATAATCAGCGCCGGAGTAGGTTCGGTGGGAGTGATAAAGATAGGGCACATAGCGGAAGACGACGCTGCCATGTACCGGGGGGTGACCGTGCCGCTGGCGGACCTGGCCAACATGTCGACCTACTTCCAGCGCCTTCTCGGTGAGCCCCACGTACGCGCGCGGGCCGTCGCCTCCCCGGAATTCACGGAAGAAGCTTGCGAAGGGGGAGAAGGCAAGCCGCTTGCCGCGGAGAGGGTCCGAGAGGGGGGCAATTTAAACTTCGCACTTGCCGCGTCGATACGTTATACTGCCGGGGCGTACCGCTCATGA
- a CDS encoding DEAD/DEAH box helicase has protein sequence MSFATLGLHPELLSAIAAQPGFKRPYPIQSKAIPAVLKGKDLIAVAKTGSGKTASFILPLLQLIHCQGADERRRLRALILVPTRELAAQIEGVARQLGSHLNPRVKTGAVFGGVAINPQMIQLKGIELLIATPGRLLELVAKNSVQLSSVATLVLDEADRLYAEDFQDELREILALLPAKRQNLLFSATFPPEVERLAASLLTDPMRIEIEAESSEPELITQQIYLVDSSRKGPLLRFLVKSGDWKQVLVFTSSQKRADNVARKLVANGISASTFHSGMSQGGRTAVLAKFKAGELRVLIATDLASRGIDVQFLPHVVNYELPRSPIDYQHRIGRTGRAETAGVAVTLLCPEDLAHFKVIEKRLGQRLPRIDTAELDLSTY, from the coding sequence ATGTCATTTGCCACTCTTGGCCTGCATCCCGAACTGTTGAGTGCAATCGCGGCACAGCCGGGATTCAAGCGTCCATACCCGATTCAGAGCAAGGCCATCCCTGCCGTTTTAAAGGGAAAGGATCTGATTGCCGTCGCCAAGACCGGTTCGGGCAAGACGGCCAGCTTCATACTGCCGCTGCTGCAACTCATCCATTGCCAGGGTGCGGACGAGCGGCGCAGGCTCAGGGCGTTGATCCTTGTGCCGACGCGCGAACTCGCCGCCCAGATCGAGGGGGTCGCGAGACAGCTCGGGAGCCATCTGAACCCCAGGGTCAAGACCGGGGCGGTCTTCGGCGGGGTGGCCATCAACCCCCAGATGATCCAACTGAAGGGGATCGAGCTGCTCATCGCCACTCCCGGCCGCCTGCTCGAACTCGTTGCCAAAAACAGTGTGCAGCTTTCCTCCGTCGCCACATTGGTGCTTGATGAGGCTGACCGGCTCTACGCTGAAGACTTTCAAGACGAACTGAGGGAGATCCTTGCGCTTCTCCCGGCAAAACGGCAAAACCTTCTCTTTTCAGCCACCTTCCCCCCGGAAGTGGAGCGACTGGCGGCGAGCCTGTTGACCGACCCGATGCGGATCGAAATCGAGGCTGAGTCGTCCGAACCCGAGCTTATTACCCAGCAGATTTATCTGGTGGATTCCAGCCGCAAGGGCCCACTGCTCAGGTTCCTCGTCAAAAGCGGCGACTGGAAGCAGGTGCTGGTCTTCACTTCGTCGCAGAAGCGGGCCGACAACGTAGCGAGAAAGCTGGTCGCCAACGGGATCAGCGCGTCCACATTTCACAGCGGCATGAGTCAGGGGGGAAGGACCGCCGTCCTGGCCAAGTTCAAAGCCGGCGAGTTGCGGGTGCTCATTGCAACCGACCTGGCGTCGCGCGGGATCGACGTACAGTTTCTTCCCCATGTGGTCAACTACGAACTCCCCCGGTCGCCCATCGATTACCAGCATCGCATAGGGAGAACCGGTCGCGCCGAGACAGCCGGCGTCGCCGTGACCCTGCTCTGCCCCGAAGATCTAGCGCACTTCAAGGTGATCGAGAAACGGCTCGGGCAACGTCTTCCCCGCATCGACACCGCCGAGCTTGACCTCTCCACTTATTAG
- a CDS encoding DUF2845 domain-containing protein produces the protein MRFFTLMVLSLLFTVPAWGTENPTMICPSGIASIGDYQAEVLGKCGEPAVKTQREERRFEKVREGGREKTLSTTVTVDEWTFNFGPREFMQLVLFENGRVKRIESLGYGY, from the coding sequence ATGAGATTTTTCACCCTGATGGTGTTGTCCCTTCTGTTCACCGTCCCGGCATGGGGGACGGAAAACCCGACCATGATCTGCCCCAGCGGGATCGCCTCGATCGGCGACTACCAGGCGGAGGTGCTGGGGAAGTGCGGGGAGCCGGCGGTGAAGACGCAGAGGGAGGAACGGCGCTTCGAGAAGGTGCGCGAGGGGGGGAGGGAAAAGACGCTCTCCACCACGGTGACGGTGGACGAATGGACCTTCAACTTCGGGCCGCGTGAGTTCATGCAACTGGTGCTTTTCGAGAACGGCCGGGTAAAAAGGATCGAGAGTCTCGGCTACGGCTACTAA
- a CDS encoding flavodoxin family protein: MKKALVTYHSQSGNTRKMAQLIAHYLQSHGVQADLIPVQEVDIDTLPSYDGFVVGSPNYFGTMAWPVKKFIDDSIKYYKKLNGKAAAAFTSEGMIGGGGDLVVLDILKAFLIHGCVVQGLTGAGHFGPVSIGAPDERIEKEVAVLCDAFSSLLNRV; the protein is encoded by the coding sequence ATGAAAAAGGCGCTGGTGACGTACCATTCGCAGTCTGGGAACACGCGCAAGATGGCGCAGCTGATAGCCCACTACCTCCAGTCCCACGGCGTTCAGGCGGACCTGATCCCGGTTCAGGAGGTGGACATCGATACCTTACCCTCCTACGACGGCTTCGTGGTCGGATCTCCCAACTACTTCGGGACCATGGCGTGGCCGGTCAAGAAGTTCATCGACGACAGCATCAAATACTACAAGAAGCTCAACGGCAAGGCGGCGGCCGCCTTCACCTCGGAAGGGATGATCGGCGGCGGCGGCGACCTGGTGGTGCTGGACATCCTGAAGGCGTTCCTGATTCACGGCTGCGTGGTGCAGGGGTTGACCGGCGCCGGTCACTTCGGTCCGGTTTCGATCGGCGCGCCCGACGAGCGCATAGAGAAGGAAGTGGCGGTTTTGTGCGACGCCTTCAGTTCCTTGCTGAACAGGGTGTAA
- a CDS encoding methyl-accepting chemotaxis protein, translated as MKSYKDWGIFSKIVSLSLLSWVVLALAATFVLVPYIRELLITEKKDSVRFLVEEASTILTNYQKQVDAGALSQEEAQKRAALDVKALRYDGKEYFFISDLNNRLIAHPLRPENEGKDMSSFKDADGKLIYREFTKAASGDKGAGFVEYRQLKPKESEPQPKLSYTKLFKPWGWVVGTGIYINKVDEDMGRVRLAIGLGLLGVLGLGVMLALMVSRTITGPIKEVVDSIKDIAQGDGDLTKRLPVHGDNEIGELCRWFNTFVGKLHGVISQVSDSAVQLSSSSVELQASSRGMSESIATLSSQSTSLATAGEEMSATSSDIAGNCHLAADNAAGASSKASAGAEIVGQSISVMQAIATRVKSAADSVGQLGSRSDQIGAIVGTIEDIADQTNLLALNAAIEAARAGEQGRGFAVVADEVRALAERTTRATKEIGEMIKSIQKETKDAVQTMEESVVEVEQGSSHAAASGRSLQEILEIITAVTEQISQIATAAEEQTSTTREISHNVLSLNELAHQNSSAIDEAAKAATGVALQAEELQRLVHQFKL; from the coding sequence ATGAAGAGCTATAAGGACTGGGGGATATTTTCCAAGATCGTGAGCCTTTCTCTGCTGTCATGGGTGGTACTGGCACTGGCTGCCACGTTCGTCCTGGTTCCCTATATCAGGGAGCTGCTGATCACCGAGAAAAAGGACTCGGTCCGGTTCCTTGTGGAAGAGGCTTCCACCATCCTCACCAACTACCAGAAACAGGTCGATGCCGGTGCGCTTTCCCAGGAAGAAGCCCAGAAGCGGGCTGCCCTGGACGTCAAGGCCCTGCGCTACGACGGCAAGGAATACTTCTTCATCAGCGACCTCAACAACCGCCTGATAGCACACCCTCTCCGCCCCGAGAACGAAGGGAAGGACATGAGCTCGTTCAAGGACGCTGACGGGAAACTGATCTACCGCGAGTTCACCAAGGCGGCTTCGGGGGATAAAGGTGCCGGCTTCGTCGAGTACCGCCAGCTCAAGCCGAAAGAGTCCGAGCCGCAACCGAAGCTGAGCTACACCAAGCTCTTCAAGCCCTGGGGATGGGTGGTCGGGACCGGCATCTACATCAACAAGGTGGACGAAGACATGGGGAGGGTCCGGCTGGCGATCGGGCTCGGCCTGCTGGGGGTCCTGGGCCTGGGGGTCATGCTGGCCCTCATGGTTTCGCGCACCATCACCGGGCCGATCAAGGAGGTGGTGGACAGCATCAAGGACATCGCACAGGGGGACGGAGATCTGACCAAGCGCCTCCCCGTCCACGGCGACAACGAGATAGGCGAACTGTGCCGGTGGTTCAACACCTTCGTCGGCAAGCTGCACGGCGTCATCTCGCAGGTGTCCGACAGCGCCGTTCAACTCTCCTCGTCTTCCGTCGAACTGCAGGCAAGTTCCAGGGGGATGTCGGAGAGCATCGCGACGCTCTCCTCGCAATCGACCTCTCTGGCGACAGCCGGCGAGGAGATGTCCGCCACCTCTTCCGACATCGCCGGCAACTGCCACCTCGCCGCCGACAACGCGGCAGGGGCGTCGAGCAAGGCTTCGGCAGGGGCGGAGATCGTCGGACAGTCGATCTCGGTGATGCAGGCCATTGCCACTCGCGTCAAGAGCGCCGCCGACAGCGTGGGGCAGCTGGGGAGCCGCTCGGACCAGATCGGTGCCATCGTGGGAACCATTGAAGACATCGCCGATCAGACGAACCTCCTGGCACTGAACGCCGCCATCGAAGCGGCCCGTGCCGGTGAGCAGGGGCGCGGCTTCGCTGTGGTCGCCGACGAAGTGCGGGCCCTTGCGGAGCGGACCACTCGCGCCACCAAGGAGATAGGGGAGATGATAAAGTCGATCCAGAAGGAAACCAAAGACGCGGTGCAGACGATGGAAGAGAGCGTGGTGGAGGTGGAGCAGGGAAGCAGCCACGCAGCCGCTTCCGGCAGGTCCCTGCAGGAGATCTTGGAGATCATCACCGCCGTCACCGAACAGATAAGCCAGATCGCCACTGCCGCAGAGGAGCAGACCTCAACCACCCGTGAAATCAGCCACAACGTCCTGAGCCTGAACGAGCTTGCTCACCAGAACAGCAGCGCCATCGACGAGGCCGCCAAAGCCGCCACCGGGGTGGCCCTGCAGGCTGAAGAGCTGCAAAGGCTGGTGCACCAGTTCAAGCTGTAG